The following are encoded in a window of Telmatobacter sp. DSM 110680 genomic DNA:
- the mtnC gene encoding acireductone synthase codes for MKTKPPKLFLLDVEGTIAPISLVYDQLFPYARAHFQAFLQLHGGEPGVVSDLTMLAEENVGETDESVPRFTTPEYWDDAIPYLNWLMDRDRKSTALKSLQGRIWQRGFETDELTGTLFPDVPKALERWSATSQVAIYSSGSVAAQLLMFRHSNYGDLSPLISGYFDTRTGPKTSPASYEFIAATMSLEPGEIMFFSDVVRELDPAREAGCHTRLVMREGNIPVEDAHGHRRIKSFNVL; via the coding sequence ATGAAAACAAAGCCGCCGAAGCTGTTTTTGCTGGACGTGGAGGGCACGATTGCGCCGATCTCGCTCGTCTACGATCAGCTCTTTCCGTACGCTCGCGCACACTTTCAAGCATTTCTGCAACTGCACGGCGGGGAGCCCGGTGTCGTGAGCGACCTTACGATGCTTGCCGAAGAGAACGTCGGCGAAACCGATGAGTCGGTGCCAAGGTTCACGACCCCGGAATACTGGGATGACGCCATTCCGTATCTGAATTGGCTCATGGATCGCGATCGCAAATCGACAGCTCTCAAAAGTCTCCAGGGACGCATCTGGCAGCGCGGCTTTGAGACCGACGAGTTGACAGGAACCCTGTTTCCTGACGTTCCAAAAGCGCTCGAACGCTGGTCCGCCACGTCGCAGGTCGCTATCTATTCATCTGGGTCTGTTGCGGCCCAGCTCCTAATGTTTCGTCATTCCAACTACGGCGACCTTTCCCCTTTGATCTCTGGCTATTTCGACACTCGGACTGGGCCTAAGACATCCCCAGCGAGTTATGAATTCATTGCCGCTACGATGAGTTTGGAGCCTGGCGAAATCATGTTCTTTTCCGATGTGGTGCGCGAACTCGATCCTGCACGTGAAGCAGGCTGTCACACGCGGCTGGTGATGCGCGAGGGAAACATTCCCGTAGAGGATGCTCACGGTCACCGCCGCATTAAAAGCTTCAACGTTCTCTAG
- the mtnB gene encoding methylthioribulose 1-phosphate dehydratase translates to MSEDPQHLQQEIYELCATAQACYARGWVPATSGNFSVRSGDRIFITPTGLDKGKLTPAELLEIDLEGNAISGQGRPSAETSLHTVIYGIEGFRARAILHVHSVWNALLSGKFLSTGHVSLQGYELLKGLSGVSTHEHTERVPIIENTQVYKSLVEHLTEVLRDNPEAHGVLLSRHGLYTWGESVAEARRHLEALEFLFEVEGRRIFSQLT, encoded by the coding sequence ATGTCTGAGGATCCACAACACCTGCAGCAGGAGATCTACGAACTCTGCGCCACTGCGCAAGCATGCTACGCACGCGGTTGGGTTCCGGCCACAAGCGGCAACTTCAGCGTGCGTTCGGGAGACCGCATCTTCATTACTCCGACGGGTCTCGATAAAGGCAAGCTAACGCCTGCTGAACTTCTCGAAATCGATCTTGAAGGTAACGCGATCTCGGGACAAGGTCGTCCCTCCGCGGAGACGAGCTTGCATACCGTTATTTACGGCATCGAAGGATTTCGCGCCCGCGCCATTCTGCACGTCCACTCCGTCTGGAACGCGCTCCTTTCCGGGAAATTCCTCTCTACCGGCCATGTTTCTCTTCAGGGTTACGAACTTCTCAAAGGCCTTTCCGGCGTTTCTACTCACGAACATACTGAGCGCGTGCCGATCATTGAAAACACGCAGGTATACAAGTCGCTTGTCGAACATCTCACCGAAGTTCTTCGCGATAATCCAGAGGCGCATGGGGTTTTATTGAGCCGACACGGGCTTTATACTTGGGGTGAATCGGTAGCTGAAGCACGACGTCACCTGGAGGCGCTCGAATTCCTCTTCGAGGTAGAAGGACGTCGGATCTTCAGTCAGTTAACTTGA
- a CDS encoding cupin domain-containing protein has protein sequence MAVLRFPNENLTIEAEPEIRTELHALGIDYERWSLDRVGADASAEQVLSAYEHEIEEMKRRGGYVTADVIDVNSATPNLETMLAKFDKEHTHDEDEVRFILAGRGIFFLDLNGRIASVEVGPGDMLRVPRGTKHWFTLCEDRRIRAIRWFQDTAGWTPHYTGSGIDQGYQPLCFGPAYLGPRAATGIRL, from the coding sequence ATGGCAGTTCTGCGTTTTCCCAACGAGAATCTGACAATCGAAGCCGAACCAGAAATACGCACGGAGCTGCATGCTCTAGGCATTGACTACGAGCGCTGGAGTCTCGATCGCGTTGGTGCGGATGCATCCGCGGAGCAGGTCCTATCGGCTTATGAACACGAGATTGAAGAGATGAAGCGCCGTGGCGGCTACGTCACCGCCGACGTGATCGATGTAAATTCCGCCACACCCAATCTCGAAACAATGCTTGCAAAGTTCGACAAGGAACACACGCACGACGAAGACGAGGTGCGCTTCATCCTTGCCGGGCGCGGAATATTCTTTCTGGACCTGAATGGCAGAATTGCGTCGGTGGAAGTGGGACCCGGCGATATGCTGCGCGTGCCGAGAGGAACGAAGCACTGGTTCACGCTTTGCGAGGATCGCCGCATCCGCGCTATCCGCTGGTTCCAGGACACGGCTGGGTGGACGCCGCACTACACCGGCTCCGGCATCGATCAGGGCTACCAGCCGCTGTGTTTCGGACCTGCCTATCTGGGGCCGCGCGCAGCCACTGGCATCCGCCTATGA
- a CDS encoding MarC family protein, whose product MLDWTNPAAAALNEIRSAPIVRFSVLALSSIFFLVDPFAAIPSFLAITQSVDPVRRKRMARKAAITCFIVLTSFALAGQLIFRMFGITLPAFEIAGGLILLLIGLDMLEAKRSPTQEAHGDTEEGAAKEDAGIVPLGIPMLAGPGAISSVMVLVGQAPSMWRWEMGAVLGSIGITCFVSYLVLAGAGRVKTVLGETGIRILVRIMGLLLVALAMQFFVNGLTDLGVISKP is encoded by the coding sequence ATGCTCGACTGGACCAACCCCGCCGCCGCTGCATTGAACGAGATCCGCTCGGCTCCCATCGTGCGCTTCTCGGTGCTGGCGCTTAGTTCCATCTTCTTTCTCGTGGATCCCTTTGCAGCGATTCCTTCGTTTCTCGCCATCACGCAAAGCGTTGATCCAGTTCGCCGCAAGCGGATGGCACGCAAAGCGGCAATTACTTGCTTCATTGTGCTCACCAGCTTTGCTCTGGCGGGCCAACTCATCTTCCGCATGTTCGGCATTACTTTGCCAGCATTTGAGATTGCCGGAGGCCTGATCCTGCTGTTGATTGGCCTGGATATGCTCGAGGCCAAGCGCTCGCCGACTCAGGAAGCCCACGGAGATACCGAAGAAGGCGCGGCCAAGGAAGACGCTGGCATCGTACCCCTCGGAATTCCCATGCTGGCCGGTCCGGGAGCTATCTCGTCTGTCATGGTCTTGGTCGGGCAGGCTCCAAGCATGTGGCGATGGGAGATGGGTGCAGTATTAGGATCCATCGGTATCACCTGCTTTGTCAGCTACTTAGTGTTGGCAGGTGCAGGCAGAGTGAAGACCGTATTGGGTGAGACCGGCATTCGCATCCTTGTACGCATCATGGGTCTGTTGCTGGTAGCGCTCGCGATGCAGTTCTTCGTGAACGGGCTGACGGATTTGGGAGTCATTTCTAAGCCATAG